Genomic segment of Drosophila ananassae strain 14024-0371.13 chromosome 2L, ASM1763931v2, whole genome shotgun sequence:
ACTAAATGCATCGAAATCATCTATTACATTCCATCAAACAAAGTACGCACATTAAAATGATCAAGTATACAACATTGTTATTCGCTAGCTTAACACCTGAATGCCAAACTTGCATTCGGCCTTCTTACGATACTTGGTTTTCTTATGCTTATACTAGTGTACAAAATGCTGCTTTAGCTACGTCTCGGAAAGTCCACCTATGATTCTCACACAAATATGCGTGTATATAGCTTTGCCTGCGGACGCTACAAAAATTTCTGGTATTCCTTGCTTACTCAGATAAATTACAGGGTTTTTGGATAGTGATCGTTTGCGCTTGCTTATACAAAATACATCTACGATTTATGTGTACACAGTTTAATAAGTTCTTaaccatttttttgtttttttttttttaacattttttttgttttgaaacaATTCCTTGGCGCTTGCGTATTTTGTTGTGTAGTTTTGAACATTAGATTTAGCTTTCTCCATGACCAAAGATCAAATAAAAGGTTTACACCTTAAAGCTTTCAATTTACTTTCGTTTTTTCGCGTGTTACATTTTTGACTAGCTTGGAAGCATTGAGTTAAATTAGAACCTATAATGTGGACTCTGAACTGGACTTGAACACAAAAAGGAAAAGCAAAATGGGGCAGTTTACGATACGCGGGACATTGGTATAACATTTTAAAGCTATGGATTTGTCAGCCAACGCACTCCAGTCGGTTAAAAGGGATAAGCCACAttgaaaagtaaaaaaaaagtatatgtataatgaaaatattaatagtcGACTTTAAAATggaacattaaaataagtttGTTATGTATAAAATGGCATCCTTCTTTATGTTTaacttttaacttttaagaaatagttcataaaaaaaactaatatttttatgTACATATTTAAAGCAAAAATGCATAGTAAAAAAAATCCCTTTTTAATGTGGCATATCCCTTGaaggattgggattgggaatGGGGAAGGGATCTCTTGCCCGTTAGCTGAGATCGCACCGTTAGCGACGTTCGCCGCTCCTGGACCCCCCGGATCCGGAGGCTGCTCCTCCCGGCGCCTGGCTCACCGTTTGTAGCTCGTACTGGTAATAGCAGTCGCTGCCCACATACACGGTGCGCCAGACGCCGTCTACATCTCACATTTGCCTATAAGGTGAATGCATCTTGAGCCATTGCAGCACCAGCGATGGACCGCCTGCTTGAATCTCCGGCGGAATCGTGCTCAGCGGGCACTTGTCGATGTTAAGATACTTTAAATTCTGGCACAGGGCTAGCTCGAAGGGCAGCTTCTCCAGTCCGGGGTTCTGATTGATATACAGGTTCTCCAGGCTCTCCAGCGATCCGATCTCCTCGGGCAGGAATTGCAGATTATTTTCGCTAACGGACAAATGCGTTAAGTTTCCCAGATGGCCGATGCTCCTTGGCAGCATTGTGATCTGGTTGGTTTGAAGGATGAGTCGTTGGAGTTCGTGCAACAGCCCAATCTCATGGGGTAGGGTTTCGATGCGGTTCTCTTCCAAGTCAAGGATCCTTAGCCGTCGCAGATTACCTATGGTGTTCGGGATTTTCTTGAGCATGTTGTTGGATAGGATGAGTATCTCAAGGTTCTGAAGGTTCATAATGTCGTCGGGCAGCTTTTGTAGTGCATTTGTGGCGAGGTTCAGCTCCACCATGTTCACCCAGGTACCGATGTCCAGTGGCAGGGCCGTCAGCATGTTCTCCTTCATGTTTAGCTTAGTCAGACCTTTGGCTCGCGAAAATATTCCGTACGGGATTTTGTCTATGCGGTTGTGCTCCAAATTAATGCTGTAAACATTCGTGAACTGAGCCGGGCCGCCAGTGGGATAGCTGGTGAACTGGTTTCTCGAGAGAGTAATGGTGGTGAGTCCGCTTAAGCTGGCCAGCATCCCATCCGGTAGCTGTGTAATTCCATTGCCCTCCACGTTGAATTCGTCCATGCATTTGCAGTTTTTCAAAGTGGCAGGGACGCTGGTCAGCCGATTGTATCTCATTCCCAGTCGAACTAGCGACTTGAGGTTGCCAATGCTGTCCGGGATGTCCAGAAGCTCGTTGTGTTGCAGATCGAGGGCACTGAGGTTAACGCAATTGCCAATGTCCTCGGGCAGGTGCTCCAGATGATTGTGTGACACGTCCAGCGTGGTGAGGTTCACCAAAGCCCCGATAGCGCTGCCCAGCTCCCGGATCTTATTCTCCCGAAGACTCAACATGGTCAGGTTGACGAGCTGACGAAGATCGTCCGCTACGGCAGTGATGCGATTGAAGCGCAGGTAAAGCGTTGTTAGGCTGCGCAGTCTATAAATCACTGGCGGGATCTCGGCCAGCTTATTGTGCCGCAGATCCAGAACCTTCAGCTGGTTGCAGTTCTGCAGCGACTCGGGCAGAGAAGTCAGCGAGTTCTCGTTCAGCGCCAGGTTGCGTAGGTTCACCAGACACCCAATCTCCGGAGGCAGCTGACCTATCTTGTTGCTGTAAAGATACAGCTCCGTGATCTGCACGCAATCCTTCACTGTGCTGGGAATTACTGTGATGGAAGATTTGCTCAAGTCAAGACGTTTGATTCCTGAAAAGGATTTTTGGGTTAATTTGGCTATCCGGATCAAGAACTACATTGGAGATATTGGCTTTATGATTGTCAGGAGCACTTACCTTCATCGCGACACCGCTGAAGCGCCTTGATCACGTCCTGATCCGCCTGGATGGGTTTGCTCTTTTTAGTGGTGGGCTTGGGCTTGTTGGACTCCGGGTGCTTGACCGTCACCATTTTGGGACGCGTTTCGGGCGGCATGATTGCGTTGTTTTCGTTGTGTAGTTGGCCGTTGCTTCCAGACGGTTGCTGTGCACCACTGGCACCTCCTCCGTTGGCCGGGCTGATGGCGTTGATAGTTTCCTCGGGACCAGAGGCTGTTGCACCTCCTCCGCTACCACCAAAGCAGTGTGTGGCTTCAGAGAGCCCGTCGCTAGtgttgccgccgccgccgccgccgcttcCAGTcactccacctcctcctccgcctccgTTACTGATGCCTCCTCCACCTGCTACGCCGCCTCCGCCGCTCCTTTCCGCCTGACCCGTGGACGATAACGATGTGGTCGATGCCGTTGCACCCGAGGAGCACAAGTTCATAATTTTGCCCAGCTTTGCGGTCGGCGGCGACAATGCGTTGCCCAGAAGTGCGCccaagcaacagcagcagcagccgcagcccAAGGAACTCGTTGCTCTACCCTGCGCAATGAATGAGCGAATTtcacattattttttttttatcgaaaGGCTGTAGTAAAAGCGACGTCCAATTAAAAGCGAATTGGTCGCGGAGAATGTCGAAATTAAtctttgattttattttttcctgtcTGTCAGCGGTGAAGGAACGCAATGTTGGGAAGAATACTGGCCGGCGTTTATGGCTGCACTTTATCAATTGTGCGTCAACCAGGCGGCAATCGCACCGTGCGTCATCGACATGGTCTCCTCCCCATCACTCCACGGACCACACCCCCAGCCCTTCCTCCGATTTTATTACTTTTGCTTTTGTCTGTCCGCCGACGTCGCTCCTTATTAACCAGTTGAccataaagtttaaaaaaaacaaaccccTACACGCAAATCAATAATTAAGAATTCCAAGAGTGACGTCAAAATAAGGCAAGCTATTGTCAAGGCTTTAAAACAATGGATACTTTGCATTTAGTCTTATTCAATAGACTATTATTaagtattaaaataattaactaAGAAATAATACCTAGAATTTCTTTAGCTCTCCAAGTAACCCcttatttatgaaaatatagTGCAATACTTTAAAAGCTGCCAATGCCGCAAGCTACACACGTGCAGGAATCGCATTCACCTTCGTTCCATGAACACAAAACCCATTCCACCCACCTTCCACCCACATCCTCATGACACACACGGAATGCTCCTGGTATTTTAACGGCAAATGTCAAGGTCAGTGAGAGCGGGTGTCGGACAATTCCTGGAAAAGCCAGAGCCAAAGCCAGAGCCAATGTCAAAGTCAAAGGTTGAAAGTGCACTGCAATTTGCCGTAACGAGACCCCTTCAAAATACCGGATGCCAGCCAAGTAACCTGAACTTGATTGTTATTCAAAGTCAAATTTTTAAGACACGCTTCTCAGATTTCAAAGACCAGCATATGCGAACATCTCCTATATGGAGGCCAATTATATGGGCCCCCAACTGGAAGGTgcacacaaaaaatataatttatttaatgatAATTGTAAAAAAGGTAAAATAAACTaagtcttaaaaatataaaaaataaagctatagacttaataaataaataagcaagCCAATTCTTGTATCCTTGCATTTAAATTATGGGATTTAATTTGTTGTTTatgtataaattaaattttggaaTTACTAGCTATCTGCCGGaatataaaacatttttttctgtgtagTTTTTGGTACGACTGATCGGATAATGCACAGGAATTGTACGCAGCTTACGCTAAAGACCCGGGAATTATATATTGTAGTATGTGGGGGTAGCGAGACCGACAGTTCTGATTCACGGTAAATTTCCATTTCTTTGATTGGCATTGCATTGGACCTGCTCTATTGACattgctattgttgttgtcaGTGGGTCCCATACATATTTGCCTCGTTTGTGGGCGgggaaacaaaacacaaatcGGCACAAGAACACACATTAGGATAGCCACACACATGCATAACTCATAGATAACATGATAAGACACCAGTTTAACTTACTGAAATCACTTAAAACaccattaattaaaaataagcgAATTATTTTACTGCACTCTAAGGACACCTCCAAACTcattcatttaatttgttattatttaatttgcaCATCTTCAGGTTGCATTCCAGTGTGGCCAGCTTAAAATGTCCAAAAACTGGGAACTATTCTATTTGGCCAGAAATTGTTATTCTGGctatttcaaaaattgtaaaaatataaGTTTTAACAAAGTTTTCAAGTTTTTAATGGATTATGAATGAAATATAATGACATAATGTCAGAGTTTATATCAAATATCTTACTATtttattttcgaaattttcgacaaaattaaaaaaaaaatatagataaaTTTCGCGGTACGCTGCTtagttcaaaaattttatacataaatatctCTGAAGGATACTTGATACTTAATGGGTTTTTCCTTTGAAATTTCGTACTTTTTGGGTTCCGTTAGCTGGCCACACTGAAAGGTCTACCgataaaaatattgataaaaGCCTAGTGATGATACATATAATCCTGATCGAAATCAcggtattttttaaatgtgacttgcattaaacttaaattgtttttaaaatataaatttattctTTTTGCCTCTTTAGGTTTAATAAAGTTTGAATTCAAAAAAGCCATATCGATTGAATATCTTATAAATTTGACAGTAATTTTATTCCCTATTCGACACTGATTTTCTAGATTCTAGAATCCATAATAAAAAATCTATTCTTAAGAAATTattctaaaaattatttttgaacaACGCTGATTTAGTAGGAGgactaaaaattgtaatatGTAGTCAACActtattcaaaaattttattaaattacaaAAGCAAATCAATAATCTGTTTAATGCTTTCTGTTAAAGGTTGATAAAACATGTTCGATTTTACAtttcaacaataacaatacttttctaagcaaagtttttattttatgttttaatgCTAAAGCTTTTTATAAAAGCTCCACAAgcttttatatgtttttatctTAGACTTGTATATATTTCAACAATTTCATTAAATGAATTTATAGTACAAATGTgtaaagttaaataaattatttttttctttatattcaATGTCATTATTCATAGTTTATTTCAATGCTATTGTGGATGAGGTATTAGGACCTgataaaacaacaaataacgCCATAATGTATGCAAAAGAAATTGGCATTCGTGCAAAACACGCACACTATACCCAcagacactcacacacacagactCACAGAAAGGCACACACATGGGATTGTTATACATAATTTATGGTACGCAATTTGCGAACATTGCAACATTAAGGGAGCTGGTTCCCCGCCTTTCGTGCAAAAATAATCAACAATTAGGTAGCAACCAACCTGTTATAGGCGATTTTATAGAGAAAACTTTTCAGACCTCAGTCCTCGCTTTTTTGCCTTAAAATACACTCGATTATGGGTAGTATTTCCTttgtgctgctgctcctgcctGCCTGCCCAAACAATTTTTCGCTTGCGCCTCGTTGCGCTGTCGCTCGTTTTGTTCCAAAGAAAGGTCTCTTCTTTGGGATTGAACACTTTGCGTTTGGATTTGCGCCAGCGAGTGATTTGATTATTCACTTTAtactatttattttgattcaaaacacaaaaaggaTAGTTTTGCAGGGGAAAACGGAGGAATTTGGAAATGATTTTAGTTCGCGGAGATGACGTGACGCGAGCCTAGAGAGTTGAGCCTTAGCCAGAGAGTTACACATAAAAACAGCAGAAATACAATGGATGGCTGCTGGTATATATCCTTTCCGTTTGCATCCACGCAACGTTCCTTGCCACATATCGCGTATACGACGCGTGCGCCATCTCTGCACTAGCACCCTCTGGCGGCGAGCTTAGGCAGCGTTTTGTTTCGTCTAGCCGTCACTAGAGTTCCAACCTTTTGAGTTCGTCGTTGGTTATAAATTCGCAGGCCCGATCTGCTATGATGCGGTAGTCtacattttgaaaatataattaatatataaatatgagaaaaaaaacattctTACCTTTCTGGTACTTGCAGTTGTACATGCGCATTACACAGCTGCTGGCAAAAGTGCGCAAACAGCCATCTAAAACATCTAGGGCGCACACTACACGATAACCCATGGGACACACATCATGGCACTTCTTGGGACCTAAAACGGCTTACAAT
This window contains:
- the LOC6499676 gene encoding leucine-rich repeat protein soc-2 homolog, whose amino-acid sequence is MNLCSSGATASTTSLSSTGQAERSGGGGVAGGGGISNGGGGGGGVTGSGGGGGGNTSDGLSEATHCFGGSGGGATASGPEETINAISPANGGGASGAQQPSGSNGQLHNENNAIMPPETRPKMVTVKHPESNKPKPTTKKSKPIQADQDVIKALQRCRDEGIKRLDLSKSSITVIPSTVKDCVQITELYLYSNKIGQLPPEIGCLVNLRNLALNENSLTSLPESLQNCNQLKVLDLRHNKLAEIPPVIYRLRSLTTLYLRFNRITAVADDLRQLVNLTMLSLRENKIRELGSAIGALVNLTTLDVSHNHLEHLPEDIGNCVNLSALDLQHNELLDIPDSIGNLKSLVRLGMRYNRLTSVPATLKNCKCMDEFNVEGNGITQLPDGMLASLSGLTTITLSRNQFTSYPTGGPAQFTNVYSINLEHNRIDKIPYGIFSRAKGLTKLNMKENMLTALPLDIGTWVNMVELNLATNALQKLPDDIMNLQNLEILILSNNMLKKIPNTIGNLRRLRILDLEENRIETLPHEIGLLHELQRLILQTNQITMLPRSIGHLGNLTHLSVSENNLQFLPEEIGSLESLENLYINQNPGLEKLPFELALCQNLKYLNIDKCPLSTIPPEIQAGGPSLVLQWLKMHSPYRQM
- the LOC6499675 gene encoding uncharacterized protein LOC6499675 isoform X2, whose product is MQSACTLGNKIILICVILELGIGIGIGVEAQLLISLTGPKKCHDVCPMGYRVVCALDVLDGCLRTFASSCVMRMYNCKYQKDYRIIADRACEFITNDELKRLEL
- the LOC6499675 gene encoding uncharacterized protein LOC6499675 isoform X1; this encodes MQSACTLGNKIILICVILELGIGIGIGVEAQLLISLTAVLGPKKCHDVCPMGYRVVCALDVLDGCLRTFASSCVMRMYNCKYQKDYRIIADRACEFITNDELKRLEL